In Lolium rigidum isolate FL_2022 chromosome 7, APGP_CSIRO_Lrig_0.1, whole genome shotgun sequence, the DNA window ACAATCAGTGGTGACGCATACACTTGCACAGTTCTCTTTGAAAAACTTCATCAACTTGGCCTTCTCACTTAGATAGATTTTGACAACTTCCCTAGCACACGTCCTTCTAAATGGTGGTTTGAAGCGAGGGCAAGCTTTCGACATGAACTTTTTGAAGCCCGACTTCTCACCAAACACAAATGGCAACTCATCCTCTATCACCATTTCAGCAAATGCCTTTCTAAGTGCCTCTGGATCAAATTTCCAATTGTTGAGGCCAGCTCCCGGAGTGGCTTGCAAAGTACCCTGATTTGGATCTTGGTTCCTATTTGGATTTTTCTTGCAGCTTAGCAAATGCCTGTGCATTGATGATGTCCCATTACCTGCTGTAGTAGCTTGAATTGGACGGTTACAATACTTGCACAATCCTTCTTTCACCTTACCATTGGAATCTAGAACTTTGGTAAAATGCTCCCAGGCCTCTGATCTTGCTGCCATCGGTTTCCTCAATTTTGGATTGACAGGTTCCTCATCATCCTCAATTTGAATCACCCCCGCATCTTCCGTTTTCATCGTGGCTTTCACTCCTGCAGCTATTGCTTCATCTGCTTCTGCATCCGCAAGCGCAAGTATATGGGCATCCGCCGCACGTTCATGGGCATTTGCAAGGGCAAGTTCACGTGCATTCAGCTCATCCTCAAGAACATACTCAGGTTCGGATGCCATCTACAAACTGACAGAAGTCAAGTACATCTGAGTAAACAAGTGCACAACTAACCAATAGAATTAAACAGAAATATTAGTCCAAATAGACACTAGCACTAGCAGTATATTTTACAGCAATCGAAATACATCCGTTTAACTGTCTAATTGTAGCAGTATATTTTACAACAGTATAACACTAGCTAATAAAGAAATAGAACATGCATAATATGGAgatatggtgatcaatccatagaTGACAACGCGAGGATCTAATATCTTCTGTACCAGTTGCAGTTGGACACCAAGCCATAGAAATAGAATACGGATCAGAAATCTCCATCTACTAGACACTAGGATAGTAGCACAATAACACTAGAAGATGAGCAGTTCTCACGGAGCAGATTAAAGAAAACTGGAGATGCGGACATTGGATGCGGGAAAGGTTTTTTCATACCGTGTCACTTGCTGAGTTGCTGGCCGGATCCCTCTGGTGGCGTGCTGTCGGCCGACGCGGTTGGAGAGCTGGAGATGCGGTGGGGAAGGAGATGCGGGTGGAGGCCTGGAGTGCTGGCCGGTCGGCTGGAGcgctggacggcggcggcgctcgctgTTGCAGAAGGATGGGGCGGCGGCTCAACCCTAGGGCAGGTCTCTCTCCTAGTCTCCTGTGTGTTGTCCAGAGTCCAGACTCCAGAGTGGTCGAATGAGGAAGGAAGCGAGAGTGAAAAGAGGCTTGGAGTGGAGCTAGAAAAATCTAGATGGGCTGTTGGGCTGAAATGGTCGGTCGCTTCGGTCGTTCGCTCGACACAACCGAACAATATTGAAATATTTCGGTCAGTTGCTTGGCAAGACCGATCG includes these proteins:
- the LOC124678663 gene encoding zinc finger BED domain-containing protein DAYSLEEPER-like isoform X1, translated to MASEPEYVLEDELNARELALANAHERAADAHILALADAEADEAIAAGVKATMKTEDAGVIQIEDDEEPVNPKLRKPMAARSEAWEHFTKVLDSNGKVKEGLCKYCNRPIQATTAGNGTSSMHRHLLSCKKNPNRNQDPNQGTLQATPGAGLNNWKFDPEALRKAFAEMVIEDELPFVFGEKSGFKKFMSKACPRFKPPFRRTCAREVVKIYLSEKAKLMKFFKENCASVCVTTDCWTSQQQDGYMTVTAHFMRRRRRRRMTCG
- the LOC124678663 gene encoding uncharacterized protein LOC124678663 isoform X2, yielding MASEPEYVLEDELNARELALANAHERAADAHILALADAEADEAIAAGVKATMKTEDAGVIQIEDDEEPVNPKLRKPMAARSEAWEHFTKVLDSNGKVKEGLCKYCNRPIQATTAELLEELGDKGKGKRKADADASPALGKSSKVR